Proteins encoded by one window of Manduca sexta isolate Smith_Timp_Sample1 chromosome 12, JHU_Msex_v1.0, whole genome shotgun sequence:
- the LOC115440718 gene encoding acanthoscurrin-1 isoform X1 gives MEYINIITYACFVFLLGIQEISSTSGSTDKPSAMSHTESNPLATLIVDKNEIEDVNNSDKMADEVLSRVKRYYPYYYRRYPPIPIIVGGGIGFGGIGFGRGFGGRGFGGRGFGGGFGGRGFGGGFGGRGFGGGFGGRGFGGGFGGRGFGGRGFGGRGFGSRGGGFGGRGGGFGGGRGGIR, from the exons ATGGAATACATT aaTATTATCACGTACGCGTGTTTCGTTTTCCTGTTGGGAATTCAGGAAATATCTTCCACAAGTGGATCGACGGATAAACCGTCAGCCATGTCACATACAGAATCAAATCCATTAGCGACATTAATAgtagataaaaatgaaattgaagATGTCAACAACAGCGACAAGATGGCAGACGAAGTCTTGTCAAGAGTGAAACGTTACTATCCTTATTATTATAGAagat ATCCACCCATTCCAATAATCGTTGGTGGAGGTATTGGTTTTGGCGGAATCGGGTTTGGTAGAGGATTTGGCGGAAGAGGATTCGGTGGCAGGGGATTCGGTGGCGGATTTGGTGGCAGGGGATTCGGCGGCGGATTTGGTGGCAGGGGATTCGGCGGCGGATTTGGTGGCAGGGGATTCGGCGGCGGATTTGGTGGCAGGGGATTTGGCGGCAGGGGATTTGGTGGACGTGGTTTTGGAAGCAGAGGAGGTGGTTTCGGAGGCAGAGGAGGTGGATTTGGAGGCGGACGAGGCGGTATAAGATAA
- the LOC115440718 gene encoding acanthoscurrin-1 isoform X2 has product MLKNIITYACFVFLLGIQEISSTSGSTDKPSAMSHTESNPLATLIVDKNEIEDVNNSDKMADEVLSRVKRYYPYYYRRYPPIPIIVGGGIGFGGIGFGRGFGGRGFGGRGFGGGFGGRGFGGGFGGRGFGGGFGGRGFGGGFGGRGFGGRGFGGRGFGSRGGGFGGRGGGFGGGRGGIR; this is encoded by the exons aaTATTATCACGTACGCGTGTTTCGTTTTCCTGTTGGGAATTCAGGAAATATCTTCCACAAGTGGATCGACGGATAAACCGTCAGCCATGTCACATACAGAATCAAATCCATTAGCGACATTAATAgtagataaaaatgaaattgaagATGTCAACAACAGCGACAAGATGGCAGACGAAGTCTTGTCAAGAGTGAAACGTTACTATCCTTATTATTATAGAagat ATCCACCCATTCCAATAATCGTTGGTGGAGGTATTGGTTTTGGCGGAATCGGGTTTGGTAGAGGATTTGGCGGAAGAGGATTCGGTGGCAGGGGATTCGGTGGCGGATTTGGTGGCAGGGGATTCGGCGGCGGATTTGGTGGCAGGGGATTCGGCGGCGGATTTGGTGGCAGGGGATTCGGCGGCGGATTTGGTGGCAGGGGATTTGGCGGCAGGGGATTTGGTGGACGTGGTTTTGGAAGCAGAGGAGGTGGTTTCGGAGGCAGAGGAGGTGGATTTGGAGGCGGACGAGGCGGTATAAGATAA